DNA sequence from the Paenibacillus azoreducens genome:
CGCGTTGGCGGCGGTAATATGCTCCCGTCCGTCCCAGTCACGGAAAGGATTCAACAGATTTTCCCTTAACCACTCCGGCTTGCGTGGTTTGGTAATAGAAAGATCCAGGCCTTTGCCGATTTCTTTTTTATACTTTTCCTTAACCGCTTTGGCCGTATCCGCAGGCAGACTGGTCAACCATAACCAGGTCAATTGCGGGAATTGATCGGGTTCAGGAAACTGTTCGCCGGTAAATCCAAAGAGGTCGAATGTGCTGAAATATTTCAGCCCGACAAGTTGGGCAAGGCTCTCCATATTCGTGACCATTCCCGGCTTTCCCCACAGGCGCAATTCGTTAAGAGCCGGGTAGCATTGTACGATTTGCCGCATATCCAGCTCTTGGATGCCATTCAAATGGAGGGCGCCAAGTCGTTCAAGGCCGCGGCCGAAAGGTTTTCCTTCAGAAAAGTTGGCCGTCATCCATCGTCCGCCTTCATAGGCGTAAATCGTTAATCCGGCTGAATCAGAACCATATAAAGAAAGCTGGCCGGCGTTTGGATTCAGATGCAATTCTTCTAGCAATTCAACCTGCAACATGATTCTCTCCAAATTACTGCTCTTTACATCGATGACCCTACATCCATGATTCTCCCATTGCAGTTCGTTAATGAACGGATTACGGTTCACGAACGACAACAGGGAATCATAAGGTTTTTTGGCTATGATCCGGGTCAAACATGGCAGCTTGTCCAGCTCTGACCAATCATCAAGTCCCTGCAAAACTTCATCGTCAATGAAGTGGGTCGATCTTTGCAGACTCCGTCCTCCCACTTCGACCATCGAATTGTCATTGGCTGCTTCCTTAAACGCCTTTCGGCGTTCTTCCGGGATAGCTTCCCATCTCAGCTGCCTGTATATGCTGTCCCCGACGTTCCATGTTCCGTAACTATTCGTTTTGCCATCTGTAATCGGAGGAATATTGCCGACTTTTATATAATTCTTCGGCACGTTTCCTCCAACATAGCTGAGTTCCAAATTTTTGTCCCAAAAAAAGAAATCGCCATACAATGGCTGCATCTTCCCCAGTTCGTCTTCGCGAGGCAGCTCTTCCCCGGTCCAATCCAGTTCCAAGAGCGCCACCAGGTCATGCGATTTGGACTTCCCCTCCGCTTTAACCCCCGTAATCTGGCAAGCGGTATACTGGCGCAGTTTTTCGATGTATACACAATAAACGTCCCCAACGTTCGGCTTCATCCCATCACCCTTTCGCTGCATGCGTAACGTATAAGATCCACTGTACAGCGAACTTTTTGAGAGGACAATCAGTCAGAAGTACGAATTGGAAATTCGAGGGCTGTTATTTGCTTGTTAAAACAAAACGAAAGCGGGCAGTATAATTCGCCAGCTTTCGTTTATTCCTGTTCCTTTATGATCGACGGATGATTTCTCCAACCTTCATCAATATGCCGGACATGGATTCGGGATCATGCACATCATAATCATCGATATTTAAGCGCAGTACCGGACATGCATCAAATTCATGAATCCAGGCCGAATATCTCTCATACATCCGTTCCCAGTACGAAACGTCCGTCTGAATTTCCATCTCGCGGCCGCGTTCCTTGATCCGGTTCAAAATCGACGGCAGGCTGCCTTCAAGATAAATCAGCACGTCAGGATGCGGGAAATACGGAGTCATCACCATGGCTTTAAAAAGACTAGTGTAGGTTTCAAAATCCGTTTCCGACATGGTGCCTTGATCCGCATGCATTTTGGCGAAGATACCGGTATCTTCATAAATGGAGCGGTCTTGAACAAATCCGCCGCCCAATTCAAAAATCCTTTTCTGTTCTTTAAACCGTTCCGCCAGGAAAAAAATTTGCAGATGGAAACTCCATCTTTCAAAATCATGATAAAACTTTTCCAGATACGGATTATGTTCAACCTGCTCCAGCGAAGTTTTGAAGCCCAGCCGGTCCGCCAAAGCAGCCGTTAAGGTTGATTTGCCGACGCCGACAGTGCCTGCCACCGTAATAATGGCATTCTCCGGGATATGATATTGGTTCATTCCATATGCTCCTTCAGTTGAGAGACGATCTCTTCAAATTGTTTTTTGTTTTCGACAAAATCGACTGCGTTTCCGTCAATCGCAATGATAACGGTGGAAGGCTCGCGCGTTGCAAGGTCTGCCATTGCGGCATCATAATCCTCTATCAACTGCTGCAGATAACCCGGATCCATCCCATCTTCGAAAGTCCGCCCCCGTTTGGCAATCCTTTGCTGAAGCGTATCCAGGCTGGCCTTGATATAGAAAATGATATTCGGCTTTGGCAGGTCATCCGTCAGGACATGATATATTTGCCGGTATTTTTCCCTCTCAATACCGCTTAAGGTCCTGTTGCTGAATATGAGATTTTTATAAATATGATAGTCGGAAATAACAGGTTTTCCTTGATTGATATATTCGCTTGCGGTTTCTTTCAACTGCTTGTACCGATTGCAGAGAAAAAACATCTCGAGCTGGAAACTCCAATCATCCATGTTCCGATAGAATTTATCGATGAACGGGTTTTCCTCTACGATTTCCTTGATGATCGGCAGTTTGATTCTCTCCGCCAGCATCGAAGCCAGCGTCGTTTTCCCCGCTCCGATCGGACCTTCAACAGCAATAAATGGCGTTCGTTTCATGTATGATGCCTTCCTCCCCAATCACGGTCATGCTTCTCCAAAATCAACTTATCTATTGTATCACAGCCAAGGCGGTTTGCTCAGAGAAACTTTTTTGGGCGGGTAAGAAATATCCATACATTATTTGTGCTAAAATAACAGGAAAAAGTTGAATAACCATTGGTCCGGGTTCGCCCGGATTATTGGTCTAATAGTTACTTTCAGGTAGCTCTGAGTCATTCTCTACCGAAACAGGGTATAGTTTTAGAGATTTGTTGAGAAGTTTCAGAGGTTTATTGTGAGTCCCATGCCGGTTCACTCAGAGAATATGAAATTTGTAACGTAAGTCTTTTTTTATAAACCTCAGTAACTTTTAGCAAGCAAAACCGTCTATGTAATTTGAAACGACATCAATGAACCAATATATGGTTTTCGGGAGGACTTGGACATGCACAAATATTATAATTCTTCTACAGCTATTAGACATCGCTCAGCTGCGGTTTTGATTGCCGGTTTGGCAATATTTGCAGGAGGAACTTCCTTATCCGCAGCAGGTGCTCTGCCTGTTAATGATGTTTTTTCCACTACTTCTGCAGATTCTTCCGTTACTTCTTCGGGATCGGCAGCATCCGCTTCCATTCGTCAATCCACTGCCGGAACCGCATTTATTCAAGTAACAGCCGGCACTTACTATTCTGTCGGATTGAGGGCAGACGGAAGCGTATGGACATGGGGACGCAACCTCCTTGGTGAACTTGGCCTGCCGGATGCAGCAGTCGCAAGCATAAGCGCCCCTGTACGATTGAACCATCTCACAGACATTGTATCGATTGCAACCAGCGGCTCCGGTTACCAGCTTGCGGTGAAGCAAGACGGAACCGTGTGGGAATGGGGAAAAAAATCTGATAGTTCTACAGAAACGCAAACCCCCCGCCAAATTCCCGCTTTAACGGATGTTTCCCAGGTTTCGGCTATGGGGAGCGTTAACTATGCCTTGAAACGTGATGGTACAGTATGGGCATGGACACGAAATCAAGAAACATACGAGCCCGGCACGCCGGTGAGAGTGCAAGGATTAGCGAAGATTACAAGCATCAGTGTCGCTGATAATAAGGTTTATGCTCTTGATTCGGCAGGTGTTCTCTGGATTTTTTCCAATAAATTCGAAGATAACAAGTTGAAATTATCACCTCCTGCCCGACTTGCCGGCATTCCGGCATTTAAACAGATCTCCACTGCCTCTAACGGTCAAATGTATGGAATTGATGCCGCCGGAACGGCCTGGAAATGCACACTCGACATGTCTTCATCGGTCTTGAAACTATCTGCCAAACCTTCCAAAATATTTCCAGAACTAAAGGTAAAGCAAATCCAGGCTGCGGACGGCTATGCCGTACTGCTTACCACACGGGGCGATGTATGGACATATGGGAAGAAACCTGCAGGTAAGGAAGGGAAAGTTAACGGCTTGAGAGGAATCAACTCCATTGCCGCCGGAGAATACCACAGCTTGGCGATTGATTCCACCGGGCAAGTGTGGGGCTGGGGAGGGAATAAATGGTATGAGGTCGGCGTGCCACAAAACAAAACCGATGGGATGGTGTATTTACCCGAAAAGGTCAGAACGCCGGTTACAGTAAAAGTCAACGGCAATTTGCTCGTTTCCTCTTTTCCCGCCATCATGGATAAGAATCTAGTCAGCATACCGGTTAAAGACATTGCAAAAGCGCTTGATGCCGATCTTGTAGTCACCTCTTCCGCATACGGAAGCACGTATTGTCTCAAATATAAGCAAGTCACTGTGGCTTTCAAGTCATCACAAACTGAAGCTGAAATGAATGGAAGGAGTATTACTTTGCCCATGCCTGTTTACACGGAGAACGGTGCAACTATGATCCCCGCTTCCCTGCTCAAAGAAATGGG
Encoded proteins:
- a CDS encoding deoxynucleoside kinase produces the protein MKRTPFIAVEGPIGAGKTTLASMLAERIKLPIIKEIVEENPFIDKFYRNMDDWSFQLEMFFLCNRYKQLKETASEYINQGKPVISDYHIYKNLIFSNRTLSGIEREKYRQIYHVLTDDLPKPNIIFYIKASLDTLQQRIAKRGRTFEDGMDPGYLQQLIEDYDAAMADLATREPSTVIIAIDGNAVDFVENKKQFEEIVSQLKEHME
- a CDS encoding stalk domain-containing protein, with the translated sequence MHKYYNSSTAIRHRSAAVLIAGLAIFAGGTSLSAAGALPVNDVFSTTSADSSVTSSGSAASASIRQSTAGTAFIQVTAGTYYSVGLRADGSVWTWGRNLLGELGLPDAAVASISAPVRLNHLTDIVSIATSGSGYQLAVKQDGTVWEWGKKSDSSTETQTPRQIPALTDVSQVSAMGSVNYALKRDGTVWAWTRNQETYEPGTPVRVQGLAKITSISVADNKVYALDSAGVLWIFSNKFEDNKLKLSPPARLAGIPAFKQISTASNGQMYGIDAAGTAWKCTLDMSSSVLKLSAKPSKIFPELKVKQIQAADGYAVLLTTRGDVWTYGKKPAGKEGKVNGLRGINSIAAGEYHSLAIDSTGQVWGWGGNKWYEVGVPQNKTDGMVYLPEKVRTPVTVKVNGNLLVSSFPAIMDKNLVSIPVKDIAKALDADLVVTSSAYGSTYCLKYKQVTVAFKSSQTEAEMNGRSITLPMPVYTENGATMIPASLLKEMGFDVKWDSTRSELNIQSR
- a CDS encoding deoxynucleoside kinase, producing the protein MNQYHIPENAIITVAGTVGVGKSTLTAALADRLGFKTSLEQVEHNPYLEKFYHDFERWSFHLQIFFLAERFKEQKRIFELGGGFVQDRSIYEDTGIFAKMHADQGTMSETDFETYTSLFKAMVMTPYFPHPDVLIYLEGSLPSILNRIKERGREMEIQTDVSYWERMYERYSAWIHEFDACPVLRLNIDDYDVHDPESMSGILMKVGEIIRRS